From one Acidaminococcales bacterium genomic stretch:
- a CDS encoding CtsR family transcriptional regulator, translated as MGNSLADFIEKRILGKFAEARERHILMRRNDLAVELSCAPSQISYVLNTRFTPERGFLVKSRRGAGGFVRIIQVTAKFGGEQEKERADAAEVLERLLSRKVISGREYALLKHFMEVSAPGLDSGGQLALLDSALKRIGADCREAGISWGCL; from the coding sequence ATGGGAAACAGCCTGGCGGATTTCATTGAAAAACGCATTTTGGGCAAATTCGCCGAAGCCCGGGAACGCCATATATTGATGCGGCGCAACGACTTGGCGGTCGAGTTGTCTTGCGCGCCGTCGCAGATAAGTTATGTTTTGAATACGCGCTTTACGCCGGAACGCGGTTTCCTGGTCAAATCGAGACGGGGAGCCGGCGGCTTTGTGCGCATTATTCAGGTAACGGCAAAATTTGGCGGCGAGCAGGAAAAAGAGCGCGCGGACGCGGCGGAGGTATTGGAACGGCTGCTGAGCCGAAAAGTCATCAGCGGCCGCGAATACGCGCTGCTCAAGCATTTTATGGAAGTGAGCGCGCCCGGCCTTGATAGCGGCGGGCAGCTCGCTTTGCTGGACTCGGCCTTGAAGCGCATAGGGGCCGATTGCCGGGAGGCCGGTATTTCATGGGGGTGTTTATAG
- a CDS encoding UvrB/UvrC motif-containing protein: MGVFIVLCERCKNKQATVYITKLINGRKTEHMLCIDCARKEGALPEGLEAGPVSVDSLLKGFFGAPQVPAPGHQAAGAACPVCGMDMPKLAECGRFGCNECYKVFGDAALRIIKHIHGRKRHIGKIPTRVGGAFSLRRKIADLRAKLEAHVAREEYEEAAKLRDGIKQLEKDLIGAREVKDDVK, translated from the coding sequence ATGGGGGTGTTTATAGTGCTGTGCGAAAGGTGCAAAAATAAACAAGCGACGGTTTATATAACAAAATTGATAAACGGGCGCAAGACGGAACACATGCTGTGCATCGACTGCGCCAGGAAAGAGGGCGCCTTGCCGGAAGGCCTGGAGGCGGGCCCGGTGTCGGTGGACAGCCTTTTGAAAGGCTTTTTTGGCGCGCCCCAGGTCCCGGCGCCCGGCCATCAGGCGGCGGGCGCGGCCTGCCCCGTTTGCGGCATGGACATGCCCAAACTGGCCGAATGCGGCCGCTTTGGCTGCAACGAGTGCTATAAGGTGTTCGGCGACGCGGCGCTGCGCATCATAAAGCATATTCACGGCCGCAAACGGCATATCGGCAAAATACCGACGCGCGTTGGCGGCGCTTTCAGCCTGAGAAGGAAAATAGCCGATTTGCGCGCCAAATTGGAAGCGCACGTGGCGCGGGAGGAATATGAGGAAGCCGCCAAACTGCGCGACGGGATAAAGCAGCTCGAAAAGGATCTGATAGGCGCGCGGGAGGTTAAAGATGACGTTAAGTAG
- a CDS encoding protein arginine kinase, whose translation MTLSRILHQRPSWLAEGREADVVLSCRVRLARNIMGVPFPAQAGEGALAAVMRVAGEAVGELSRRLERTFTWIELEKMTEIDRIVLVEKHLISPLQAGKPQMRAAIVSDDGAISVMVNEEDHFRIQVMMPGLGLENVLKIADQVDDVLEEGANFAFDEKFGYLTACPTNIGTALRATAMLHMPGLAMAKEVNNMALAAARVGLIVRGMYGEGSEVLGDIFQVSNQLAMGYSESELVESMTNMVEQIASRERLARGQLMEKHRAAVEDMAWRAYGTLSCARLLENAEAMSLYSRALLGIDLNILKIPKEIIYQLMVDTREGHILRAAGACEEPCGKEELRAKIVRGRLAEVGLK comes from the coding sequence ATGACGTTAAGTAGAATTTTGCATCAGCGCCCTTCCTGGCTGGCGGAGGGCAGGGAAGCGGACGTGGTGCTGTCCTGCCGCGTGCGCCTGGCGCGAAACATAATGGGAGTGCCTTTCCCGGCCCAGGCCGGCGAGGGCGCGCTGGCGGCGGTCATGCGCGTCGCCGGCGAGGCGGTGGGCGAGTTGTCCCGGCGGCTTGAGCGGACGTTCACTTGGATTGAACTTGAAAAAATGACGGAAATCGACCGGATAGTGCTTGTCGAGAAACACCTGATCAGCCCGCTGCAAGCCGGCAAGCCGCAAATGCGCGCGGCGATTGTCAGCGACGACGGGGCGATCAGCGTGATGGTCAACGAAGAAGATCATTTCCGCATCCAGGTGATGATGCCGGGGCTCGGTTTGGAAAACGTCCTGAAAATTGCCGATCAGGTGGACGATGTGCTGGAAGAAGGCGCGAATTTTGCCTTTGATGAAAAATTCGGCTATCTTACCGCCTGCCCGACCAACATAGGGACCGCCCTGCGGGCGACCGCCATGCTGCACATGCCGGGGCTGGCCATGGCGAAAGAGGTCAACAACATGGCCCTGGCGGCCGCCCGCGTCGGCTTGATCGTGCGCGGCATGTACGGCGAGGGCAGCGAAGTGCTGGGCGACATCTTCCAAGTTTCCAATCAGCTGGCCATGGGCTACAGCGAGTCGGAACTCGTGGAAAGCATGACCAACATGGTGGAGCAGATAGCGTCCCGGGAACGGTTGGCCAGGGGGCAGCTTATGGAAAAACACCGGGCGGCCGTCGAGGACATGGCCTGGCGCGCCTACGGCACCTTGTCATGCGCGCGCCTTTTGGAAAACGCCGAAGCCATGAGCCTCTACAGCAGGGCGCTTTTGGGCATTGACCTTAATATTTTGAAAATACCCAAGGAAATTATTTACCAATTGATGGTGGACACCAGGGAAGGGCATATATTGAGAGCGGCCGGGGCGTGCGAGGAGCCTTGCGGCAAGGAGGAACTCCGGGCAAAAATAGTAAGGGGCCGCCTGGCGGAGGTTGGATTGAAATGA
- a CDS encoding ATP-dependent Clp protease ATP-binding subunit, with protein MMDRFTARARRVLALARQEAANFKHAYIGTEHLLLALFFDGASLSAQFLRGLGVNEESLRGRVAQMFPAQAAGMGEAAYDPSAKRAIETAVAEASGMGRDYVGTEHMLLGLLADGESHAAQVLQSVGVDIEAARRGIYEALGAPAQAEQQARGEGAKTFDMEKLKEFGRNLNELAKAGKIDPVIGRQKEIERVIQILCRRTKNNPVLIGEPGVGKTAIAEGLAQRIIENQAPELLRGKQVFSLEMGSLVAGTKYRGEFEERLKVLIETIKQDKNIILFIDEMHTLIGAGAAEGAVDAANILKPALSRGEIQAIGATTLDEYKKHVEKDAALERRFQPVLVSVPNLEDSLAILKGLRGRYESFHKARIEDDALAAAVRLSDRYINDRNLPDKAIDLMDEACSRVRLRAFSLPAALKELEETIARLKADKEKAIAGQDFERAAKLRDEEKELTAELHEQQIEWKNRQASNVVVTGDDIAEVVSSWTGIPASRITQSEAERLLDLEAQLHKRVIGQHEAVSAVARAVRRARSGLHDPRRPVGSFLFLGPTGVGKTELARALAEAMFGDENAMIRFDMSEYMEKHTVSRLVGAPPGYVGYDEGGQLIDAVRRRPYCVILLDEMEKAHSDVFNILLQALDDGRMTDGQGRVADFKNAVIIMTSNVGSTYLARQADQRPLGFSAGDRREFDEKAAKQKVLEEVRRAFRPEFINRLDEMVVFNSLSGTELDQIVDILLEDVTRRAKNNGLELAITSAGKAAILKNGQDRRYGARPLKRAIQRMVEDGVSEAFLKGEVKAGDCVLLDSPDGETVTVGKKAAVVKADGQA; from the coding sequence ATGATGGACAGGTTTACGGCCCGCGCCCGCCGCGTGTTGGCGCTGGCCAGGCAGGAAGCGGCTAATTTCAAACATGCTTATATCGGGACGGAGCATCTTTTGCTGGCCTTGTTTTTTGACGGCGCCAGTTTGTCGGCGCAGTTTTTGCGCGGGCTGGGGGTAAACGAGGAGAGCCTGCGCGGCCGCGTGGCGCAGATGTTCCCCGCGCAGGCCGCGGGCATGGGCGAGGCGGCCTACGACCCGAGCGCCAAGCGCGCGATTGAAACGGCGGTCGCGGAAGCGTCGGGCATGGGCAGGGATTATGTGGGCACGGAGCATATGCTTTTGGGCCTTTTGGCGGACGGGGAAAGCCACGCCGCGCAAGTTCTGCAAAGCGTGGGCGTGGACATCGAGGCGGCGCGCCGCGGCATATACGAGGCGCTCGGCGCCCCCGCGCAGGCCGAGCAGCAGGCGAGAGGCGAGGGCGCAAAGACTTTTGACATGGAGAAGTTGAAAGAATTTGGCCGCAACCTTAACGAATTGGCGAAAGCCGGAAAAATCGACCCGGTGATCGGCCGGCAAAAGGAAATAGAAAGGGTCATCCAGATACTTTGCCGCCGGACGAAGAACAATCCGGTCCTGATCGGCGAGCCGGGCGTCGGGAAAACGGCGATCGCCGAAGGGCTGGCGCAGCGCATCATCGAAAACCAGGCGCCGGAGCTTTTGCGCGGCAAACAGGTTTTCTCCCTGGAGATGGGCTCTTTGGTCGCGGGGACGAAATATCGCGGCGAATTTGAGGAACGGCTGAAAGTCCTCATTGAAACTATAAAGCAAGACAAAAACATCATTCTTTTCATCGACGAGATGCACACCCTGATCGGCGCGGGCGCGGCCGAAGGCGCCGTGGACGCGGCGAACATTTTAAAGCCCGCCCTCTCGCGCGGCGAGATACAGGCGATTGGCGCGACCACGCTGGACGAATATAAAAAGCACGTGGAGAAAGACGCCGCCCTGGAGCGCCGCTTTCAGCCCGTGCTGGTGAGCGTGCCCAACTTGGAGGATTCCCTGGCCATCCTGAAAGGGCTGCGCGGCCGCTACGAGTCTTTCCACAAGGCGCGCATTGAGGACGACGCGCTCGCCGCGGCGGTCAGGCTTTCTGACCGCTATATAAATGACCGCAACCTGCCCGACAAGGCGATTGACCTTATGGACGAGGCGTGTTCGCGGGTGCGGCTTAGGGCCTTTTCCCTGCCGGCCGCCCTCAAAGAGCTTGAGGAGACGATCGCGCGTCTGAAGGCCGACAAGGAAAAGGCGATCGCCGGGCAGGATTTTGAGCGCGCGGCCAAGCTGCGCGACGAGGAAAAAGAGTTGACCGCCGAGCTGCATGAACAGCAAATAGAATGGAAAAACAGGCAGGCCAGCAACGTGGTCGTTACCGGCGACGACATTGCCGAAGTGGTGTCTTCCTGGACGGGCATACCGGCCAGCCGCATCACCCAGAGCGAAGCGGAGCGGCTGCTGGATCTGGAAGCGCAGCTGCACAAACGGGTAATCGGCCAGCACGAGGCGGTATCGGCCGTCGCCAGGGCGGTCCGGCGCGCGCGTTCCGGCCTGCACGATCCCCGGCGGCCGGTAGGGTCGTTTCTTTTCCTGGGGCCGACCGGCGTGGGAAAAACGGAGCTGGCGCGCGCGCTGGCCGAGGCGATGTTTGGCGACGAGAACGCCATGATCCGGTTCGATATGTCCGAATATATGGAAAAGCACACGGTTTCGCGGCTGGTCGGCGCGCCGCCCGGCTACGTCGGCTATGACGAGGGCGGGCAGTTGATCGACGCGGTGCGCCGCCGGCCTTACTGCGTCATTCTTTTGGATGAAATGGAAAAGGCGCATTCGGATGTTTTCAACATATTGCTGCAAGCGCTCGACGATGGGCGCATGACCGACGGGCAGGGAAGGGTAGCCGATTTTAAGAACGCCGTCATAATTATGACCAGCAACGTAGGATCGACTTATCTTGCCCGCCAGGCCGACCAGCGGCCGCTGGGTTTTTCCGCCGGCGATCGCCGGGAATTTGACGAAAAGGCCGCCAAGCAAAAGGTGCTGGAAGAAGTGCGGCGCGCTTTCAGGCCGGAATTTATCAACAGGCTGGATGAAATGGTGGTGTTTAATTCCCTGTCCGGGACGGAGCTTGACCAGATAGTCGACATATTGCTGGAAGACGTAACCCGGCGCGCCAAAAACAACGGCCTGGAGCTTGCGATAACTTCCGCCGGCAAGGCGGCCATACTCAAAAACGGGCAGGACCGGCGCTACGGCGCGCGCCCGCTCAAAAGGGCCATACAGCGCATGGTGGAAGACGGGGTGTCGGAAGCCTTCCTGAAAGGCGAAGTAAAGGCGGGCGACTGCGTGCTTTTGGATTCGCCGGACGGGGAAACTGTTACCGTCGGCAAAAAGGCCGCCGTGGTCAAGGCTGATGGCCAGGCTTAA